The Populus alba chromosome 4, ASM523922v2, whole genome shotgun sequence genome contains a region encoding:
- the LOC118042809 gene encoding uncharacterized protein: MMMIIRVSTITTRFIVSYKVSEFNETEFEEYDPTAFGGSYDPAATYGKPLPPSDKICYPSSTPDPNALSLNGVSYGSITAPCGKDEVNEPAPKPRSERKPLRLPAIEAAPLSLELGNGKGNSQEKSLVLHKGEESEENEGDHHDSLPGYDAGYCNGSSGELGYEYGQEVPQIPSGYGLGAMDQLCESYLVTGLVFLGMLGMTMIVNKLLIVEVIGTKEGDC, encoded by the exons ATGATGATGATTATCAGAGTGAGTACTATAACG ACGCGGTTCATTGTCTCGTATAAGGTCTCGGAGTTTAACGAGACTGAGTTCGAAGAATACGACCCCACTGCTTTTGGTGGTAGCTATGATCCTGCTGCAACTTACGGAAAACCTCTTCCTCCCTCGGACAAAATTTGTTACCCTAGTTCAACGCCGGATCCGAATGCCTTATCATTAAATGGTGTCTCCTATGGATCGATTACAGCACCTTGCGGAAAAGATGAAGTCAATGAACCTGCTCCGAAACCTCGAAGTGAAAGGAAACCGCTTAGGCTTCCTGCTATTGAAGCAGCGCCGCTGTCCCTTGAACTTGGCAATGGCAAAGGAAATTCCCAAGAGAAGTCTCTAGTCTTGCATAAAGGTGAAGAAAGTGAGGAAAACGAGGGTGATCATCACGATTCTTTGCCTGGCTATGATGCTGGATATTGCAATGGATCAAGTGGAGAACTTGGTTATGAGTATGGCCAGGAAGTGCCACAAATTCCATCAGGATATGGCTTGGGAGCAATGGACCAGCTTTGTGAAAGTTATTTGGTTACTGGCCTTGTCTTTCTAGGCATGCTAGGAATGACAATGATCGTCAACAAGCTACTGATTGTGGAAGTTATAGGAACCAAGGAAGGGGACTGCTGA
- the LOC118042832 gene encoding UDP-glycosyltransferase 91C1, with protein sequence MAVNLHVVMVPCGNSIAELKTTKISCQKVQKLDIPSEKIQYLKVSYLLQQPFKQFVSNRSADWIIADVIVHWVVEIAQAHDVSLKVFSPCSASTAAFMWPLHYLVGDGQKRFQSSPESLTKPPEWFDFPSSIAFKLHEATGFQAGFYGDNASGISDAERTAKILNVGQALAIRTCNEFEGKYINLYEKLCGKPGFQKPSGVNNDVDALPSGFIERTSNKGICLLPFPIDQPLYARLLVEKDLAVEVDRNGDESFSRDAIANAMLLRLTSAIITLLALPPTVWFYCISFPLCMYFGTD encoded by the exons atggcTGTAAATCTTCATGTAGTGATGGTTCCATG TGGAAATTCCATTGCCGAACTTAAAACGACAAAGATCTCTTGCCAGAAGGTGCAGAAGCTGGACATCCCGTCTGAGAAAATTCAGTACCTTAAAGTTTCATATCTCTTGCAGCAACCCTTCAAGCAATTTGTATCCAATCGATCAGCAGACTGGATCATAGCTGATGTTATTGTTCATTGGGTGGTGGAGATAGCCCAAGCACATGATGTCTCGCTCAAGGTATTTTCTCCATGCTCAGCTTCAACAGCTGCATTCATGTGGCCTCTACATTATCTTGTTGGAGATGGCCAGAAAAGGTTCCAGTCCTCACCGGAAAGTTTGACAAAACCACCAGAATGGTTTGACTTTCCCTCCTCCATAGCTTTCAAGCTTCATGAGGCTACTGGATTCCAGGCAGGGTTCTATGGAGATAATGCTTCAGGAATATCAGATGCGGAAAGGACTGCTAAGATTCTTAATGTTGGTCAAGCATTGGCCATACGTACTTGCAATGAATTTGAAGGCAAGTACATTAATCTTTATGAGAAACTATGTGGAAAACCAGGATTCCA GAAACCTAGTGGAGTTAATAATGATGTCGATGCTCTCCCTTCAGGTTTTATTGAGCGTACGAGTAACAAAGGAATT TGTTTGTTACCTTTCCCCATTGATCAACCTCTTTATGCAAGGCTTCTAGTTGAGAAAGACTTGGCTGTGGAAGTAGACAGAAATGGAGATGAGTCTTTTAGCAGGGATGCTATAGCCAATGCTATG CTGTTGAGGCTTACCTCTGCCATTATTACATTGTTGGCTCTTCCTCCAACTGTCTGGTTTTACTGTATCAGCTTTCCTTTGTGCATGTACTTTGGAACTGATTGA